Proteins encoded together in one Porites lutea chromosome 2, jaPorLute2.1, whole genome shotgun sequence window:
- the LOC140926128 gene encoding uncharacterized protein: MEGIQIQARLAEAFGRAGFANRTYGKQKLLPCSVGTFVNSSVSDPNELKCVECPAGGFYSDTEAFASDSCLRCPNGTFVHFNNAPGVRKSDCIACPQGTDTNEFAGYRACKCLTNFYRTHLFEDCKPCDQPGLQCVHDFATLRSGYWWKWRNETDKMIYKTFTEGLKNAGVTPVVRTKTIASEGSYIEYPYSLPQPQKCPREKSCIGGLVSLCALGYEGPLCEICSKGFHKQLKSCNKCPTKKWMIGQLSVLAAVILLIIVIVVWTSRKKGKKNEERSSVDIILGRLKIAIGFYQVTSGVLEAFSYIKWPDSLTQIGEYSEVLQGNVFQIAPIQCLFENLKVNAFGSLYAILALNATAIIVAAAVYGIKKLTLMRNTLSEEVKVKEMSQTKEVIYRNLFFFLHVTYLSTCLKTANVLPLACHTICVDEEDEACEKFLKADYSIDCTSSEFNRSVFVAYCTVAYIVFLPTSFFIILCRQRSYQKQERGLSTSVSLQSREVLTGLRFLFENYTEQTWYWELVETIRKVVLTSGLILVGSESRAYVGLACVISGLYGMFFAYKRPILDSFENKLMLSSLGVTFVNLGIGAVSRIPKEGLPSSINPYLDNIIFNVLVFGANSLVIGLLLVQYLTNVYGYLNTWRKNPQWSFSCCLALLLPLNELQGDVQGLSGKSLFQQQLQTGKMDMPTMSGALKDSGTINFSLEEDEEKQQGGEKNHESKLRPFKGIENVQDDIALTEVTIHETTAGKYDTAL; encoded by the exons ATGGAAGGAATCCAGATACAAGCACGCTTGGCAGAGGCTTTTGGTCGGGCTGGATTTGCAAATAGAACTTACGGGAAACAAAAACTTCTGCCATGTTCAGTGGGAACATTTGTAAATTCATCCGTGAGTGATCCCAATGAACTGAAATGCGTGGAATGTCCTGCAG GTGGATTTTACTCCGACACTGAAGCTTTCGCTAGTGACAGCTGCTTGAGATGCCCCAATGGAACTTTTGTTCACTTTAATAATGCACCTGGAGTTCGAAAATCTGATTGCATCGCGTGCCCACAAG GGACAGACACAAACGAATTCGCAGGATATCGCGCCTGTAAATGCTTGACAAACTTCTACCGCACTCATTTATTTGAAGACTGCAAGCCATGCGATCAACCTGGGTTACAGTGTGTGCATGATTTTGCTACTCTACGAAGTGGATATTGGTGGAAGTGGAGAAATGAAACAGACAAAATGATTTACAAAACATTTACTGAGGGTCTAAAGAACGCCGGTGTTACTCCTGTTGTGCGCACAAAAACTATCGCGTCTGAAGGATCTTATATTGAATACCCATACAGTCTTCCTCAACCACAAAAATGTCCGAGAGAAAAATCGTGCATAGGAGGTTTGGTATCCTTATGCGCCCTTGGTTACGAAGGCCCCTTGTGTGAAATTTGCAGTAAAGGATTCCATAAACAGCTTAAGTCGTGTAATAAATGCCCAACGAAGAAATGGATGATCGGACAACTTTCAGTCCTGGCAGCagtcattttattaataattgTTATTGTGGTTTGGACAAGCAGgaaaaaaggcaagaaaaacGAAGAGCGTTCCTCAGTAGATATCATTCTTGGGAGGCTAAAGATAGCCATAGGTTTTTATCAAGTAACGTCGGGAGTTCTTGAAGCATTCTCGTACATCAAATGGCCAGATTCCCTCACTCAAATTGGAGAATACTCCGAAGTACTGCAAGGAAACGTTTTTCAGATTGCTCCAATCCAGTGTCTTTTTGAAAATCTCAAAGTTAATGCATTTGGAAGTTTGTACGCTATATTAGCTTTGAATGCTACTGCAATAATTGTGGCAGCTGCTGTTTACGGAATCAAGAAGCTAACTTTAATGCGAAACACTCTTAGCGAAGAGGTGAAAGTCAAGGAGATGTCCCAAACGAAAGAGGTGATCTACAGAAATCTGTTTTTCTTCCTTCATGTGACTTACCTGAGCACCtgtttgaaaacagcaaacgtTCTTCCCCTCGCTTGCCACACAATCTGCGTCGACGAAGAGGACGAAGCTTGCGAAAAGTTCCTTAAAGCAGACTATAGCATCGACTGCACAAGCTCGGAATTCAACCGTTCGGTGTTCGTTGCATACTGCACTGTGGCGTACATTGTGTTTCTACCAACTTCATTTTTTATAATTCTTTGTAGGCAAAGAAGCTATCAAAAACAAGAACGTGGGCTCAGTACTAGTGTTAGTCTGCAAAGCAGAGAGGTTTTGACAGGGTTGCGGTTTCTCTTTGAAAACTATACCGAGCAGACATGGTATTGGGAACTGGTTGAAACAATTCGGAAGGTGGTTTTGACCTCTGGATTGATCCTTGTGGGAAGCGAGAGCAGGGCCTATGTGGGATTGGCTTGTGTCATATCAGGTCTCTACGGGATGTTCTTCGCTTATAAACGACCTATTCTGGATTCCTTTGAAAACAAGTTAATGCTGTCATCCCTTGGCGTTACGTTTGTCAATTTGGGAATAGGAGCTGTCAGTCGAATCCCAAAAGAAGGCCTTCCATCCTCAATCAACCCATACCTTGACAACATCATTTTCAATGTACTTGTGTTTGGAGCAAATTCTCTTGTCATTGGACTTCTTCTGG TTCAATACTTGACAAACGTCTACGGTTATCTCAACACGTGGCGTAAAAATCCCCAGTGGTCGTTTTCGTGCTGTCTTGCCCTTCTTCTGCCTCTCAATGAATTACAGGGCGACGTGCAAGGATTGAGTGGCAAAAGcctctttcaacaacaactgCAAACTGGAAAAATGGACATGCCAACTATGTCCGGCGCTCTAAAAGACAGCGGAACTATTAATTTCAGCCttgaagaagacgaagaaaagCAGCAAGGTGGAGAAAAGAATCACGAAAGCAAATTGAGGCCCTTTAAAGGGATAGAAAATGTGCAAGACGACATCGCCCTCACTGAAGTCACCATTCATGAAACGACAGCAGGGAAATACGATACAGCACTTTAA